The Nycticebus coucang isolate mNycCou1 chromosome 2, mNycCou1.pri, whole genome shotgun sequence genome includes a window with the following:
- the LOC128572119 gene encoding S-phase kinase-associated protein 1-like gives MPSIKLQSSDGEIFEVDVEIAKQSVTIKTMLEDLGMDDEGDNDPVPLPNVNAAILKKVIQWCTHHKDDPPPPEDDENKEKRTDDIPVWDQEFLKVDQGTLFELILAANYLDIKGLLDVTCKTVANMIKGKTPEEIRKTFNIKNDFTEEEEAQVRKENQWCEEK, from the coding sequence ATGCCTTCCATTAAGTTGCAGAGTTCTGATGGAGAGATATTTGAAGTTGATGTGGAAATTGCCAAACAGTCTGTGACTATCAAGACGATGTTGGAAGATTTGGGAATGGATGATGAAGGAGATAATGACCCAGTTCCTCTACCAAATGTTAATGCAGCAATATTAAAAAAGGTCATTCAGTGGTGCACCCACCACAAGGATGACCCTCCTCCTCCTGAGGATGATGAGAACAAAGAAAAGCGAACAGACGATATCCCTGTTTGGGACCAAGAATTCCTGAAAGTTGACCAAGGAACACTTTTTGAACTTATTCTGGCCGCAAACTACTTAGACATCAAAGGTTTGCTTGATGTTACGTGCAAGACTGTTGCCAATATGATCAAGGGGAAAACTCCTGAAGAGATTCGCAAGACCTTCAATATCAAAAATGACTTTACTGAAGAGGAGGAAGCCCAGGTACGCAAAGAGAACCAGTGGTGTGAAGAGAAGTGA